In Bythopirellula goksoeyrii, a single window of DNA contains:
- a CDS encoding PIG-L deacetylase family protein: MHEGLHFRKVALAFLAHPDDAEFLCAGTLLRLVEHDWEIHIATATPGDCGSTTLSAGQIAEVRRGEAANSARLLGGTYHCLEEHDVNVIFDKTANRKVIDLFRSIAPSMVITHPRLDYMLDHEQVHLLARSAAFAYSIPNASKLPLVPGSKIPWLYYCDPIEGCDPYSGEIVCPTVHVDITRVIDRKSEMLACHASQREWLHEHHGMDEYIESMKRLSAMRGHQVGTEFAEAFVQHRGHPFPQTDILSEICGVI, translated from the coding sequence ATGCACGAAGGTCTTCACTTTCGAAAAGTAGCCTTGGCCTTTCTAGCCCACCCTGACGACGCAGAGTTTCTATGTGCGGGCACTCTATTACGCTTGGTGGAGCACGACTGGGAAATTCACATTGCAACGGCAACACCCGGTGATTGCGGCTCGACTACTCTGTCCGCGGGCCAGATTGCAGAAGTTCGCAGAGGTGAGGCAGCGAATAGCGCTCGGTTGCTTGGCGGCACTTATCACTGTCTGGAAGAGCACGATGTAAACGTGATTTTCGACAAAACGGCCAATCGTAAAGTGATCGACTTGTTTCGCAGTATTGCGCCGTCGATGGTCATCACCCATCCTCGATTAGACTACATGCTAGATCATGAGCAAGTACATCTGTTGGCGCGGAGTGCAGCGTTTGCTTATTCGATTCCTAATGCCTCGAAGTTGCCATTAGTCCCTGGGTCCAAGATCCCTTGGCTCTATTACTGTGATCCCATCGAGGGATGTGATCCCTACTCAGGTGAAATTGTGTGTCCTACCGTACACGTTGATATCACCCGAGTGATCGATCGCAAGAGCGAGATGCTTGCATGTCATGCCTCACAACGCGAATGGCTCCATGAGCACCATGGAATGGATGAGTACATCGAGTCAATGAAGCGTCTTAGCGCAATGCGTGGTCACCAAGTGGGAACGGAATTCGCTGAAGCCTTCGTGCAACACCGTGGACATCCTTTTCCACAAACCGATATTCTTTCTGAAATTTGTGGCGTCATTTGA
- a CDS encoding tyrosine-type recombinase/integrase, with amino-acid sequence MPDNSRKKRIPQLKYTANRDIGWHVSFRDPKTGTPRKHRFAATSRAEAEAAYHEWVAAHLRGETPTSKPKRSRRKLVEQIATPKPKPTGIATDIIVGSLLHVTSGFLSYEESRVGADDKVRRRGTITRKTFESRKQFAQEFLQFLNSRYGQGAVGRMNLSELTMQDVEAYNRLLVTADYSSSQVNKRMRLLKAIIDRAGRPEHGGQLLSWNWGSRDVSHGKPAESRKLPTLTQLKLVLQHCDAQRTAMVWMAIGCGFGQRDLAQVRVNQFDKKSYDLRRGKTGIERYGETPPMVWRAIQAYLREAKRSEQELLFITEKGMPLVHGNCDAVVLWWTRLRTKLGVDCKSMGGFYSLRHLGATEFGSRPGCSIGEMKRWLGHSASSQVADVYMKPVSPEDRPVVEWVGKALKSGKASLAITAKRKKK; translated from the coding sequence ATGCCTGACAATAGCCGCAAGAAACGGATTCCACAGCTCAAATACACGGCAAACCGGGATATCGGTTGGCATGTCTCCTTTCGTGACCCGAAAACTGGCACTCCCAGGAAACATCGTTTCGCAGCTACGAGCCGAGCCGAGGCGGAGGCAGCTTACCATGAATGGGTAGCCGCCCACTTGCGTGGCGAGACTCCTACATCCAAACCAAAGCGGAGCCGGAGAAAACTGGTCGAACAGATAGCCACTCCCAAACCGAAGCCAACCGGAATTGCCACAGACATCATAGTCGGAAGCCTTCTACATGTCACTTCTGGATTTCTTAGCTACGAAGAGTCACGCGTTGGGGCTGATGATAAAGTTCGCCGAAGAGGGACCATTACACGCAAGACGTTCGAATCGAGGAAACAATTTGCTCAGGAGTTTCTACAGTTCCTGAATTCACGCTACGGCCAAGGAGCGGTTGGTCGAATGAATTTGTCAGAACTCACCATGCAAGACGTGGAGGCCTACAACCGATTGCTAGTGACTGCCGACTACTCCTCTTCCCAAGTCAATAAGCGAATGCGGCTCCTGAAAGCAATCATCGACCGAGCCGGTCGTCCGGAGCATGGGGGCCAGTTGCTCAGCTGGAACTGGGGGTCACGCGATGTGAGCCATGGGAAGCCCGCTGAGTCACGAAAACTTCCCACACTTACCCAACTCAAACTGGTGCTGCAACATTGCGACGCACAACGAACTGCCATGGTGTGGATGGCCATTGGCTGTGGGTTTGGGCAGCGTGACCTCGCCCAAGTGCGAGTGAATCAGTTCGACAAGAAGAGCTACGATTTGCGGCGTGGTAAGACTGGTATCGAGCGATATGGCGAAACGCCTCCAATGGTCTGGCGAGCGATACAAGCTTATCTTCGCGAAGCAAAGCGAAGCGAGCAGGAATTACTGTTTATTACGGAGAAAGGAATGCCGCTTGTGCATGGCAATTGCGATGCAGTTGTACTCTGGTGGACGAGATTGCGAACCAAACTAGGTGTCGATTGTAAGAGCATGGGCGGTTTTTACTCACTTCGCCATCTAGGGGCAACCGAATTCGGTTCACGTCCTGGTTGTTCAATTGGTGAGATGAAAAGATGGCTGGGGCACTCGGCGAGTTCTCAAGTGGCAGACGTTTACATGAAACCTGTGTCCCCGGAGGACCGACCCGTCGTAGAATGGGTCGGCAAAGCACTCAAGTCCGGGAAGGCTAGCCTCGCTATAACTGCCAAGCGTAAGAAGAAGTAA
- a CDS encoding Gfo/Idh/MocA family protein encodes MHTINRRLFLGAASASGLAVLSSKVQASETKDIRVAVIGARGRGNEHLQALGKHVVAICDVDEKILHERSAETEQKLGRSIERFVDYRRLLDEADIHAVSIATPNHTHALIAIAAIQAGKDVYVEKPISHDVWEGQQLVAAAELYGRIVQSGTQARSSSGIAEAVEWVQQGGLGKILYAVGTCYKPRMSIGKLSSPLKIPKHIHYDLWCGPAKKQEIFRPELHYDWHWDFNTGNGDIGNQGIHQVDIARWFLGENQLPPRVLSIGGRFGYDDAGNTPNTQIACYDYPQAPLLFETRGLPRSQQAQADWKASMDSYRGSRIGVLIQCEQGHVLVPSYHEAIAFDLDGHEVKRWKKSSDHFANWLDAVARQDKTVLNAEIREGHVSSALCHLAGVSHRVGAASTSDAVAEQVIGNELLANSFDRMVGHLRANDVLLDEDNTKLRLGKWLELDPAGNEVINNSEATALLRPESRPPFAIPEIT; translated from the coding sequence ATGCACACGATAAACCGCAGATTATTCCTGGGTGCCGCCTCTGCTTCTGGCTTGGCAGTACTTTCCAGCAAAGTCCAGGCTTCTGAGACAAAAGACATTCGCGTGGCAGTCATCGGAGCAAGAGGCAGAGGCAATGAGCATCTTCAAGCACTTGGCAAGCACGTCGTAGCAATCTGTGACGTGGATGAAAAAATCCTTCACGAGCGGAGCGCAGAAACAGAGCAGAAGCTGGGGCGGAGCATCGAGAGGTTTGTCGATTATCGCCGCCTGTTGGACGAAGCGGACATCCACGCTGTTTCGATTGCCACGCCGAATCATACACATGCTCTTATTGCCATCGCAGCGATTCAAGCCGGTAAAGACGTCTACGTCGAAAAACCCATCAGCCATGATGTTTGGGAGGGACAGCAACTAGTCGCTGCCGCCGAGCTCTACGGGAGAATTGTTCAATCTGGAACACAGGCCAGGTCCAGTTCAGGGATTGCCGAAGCGGTCGAGTGGGTTCAGCAAGGTGGCTTGGGAAAAATTCTCTATGCAGTGGGTACCTGCTATAAGCCAAGAATGAGTATTGGCAAGCTCAGTAGTCCACTAAAGATTCCAAAGCACATTCACTACGATCTCTGGTGCGGCCCTGCCAAGAAGCAGGAGATTTTTCGACCGGAGTTGCATTACGACTGGCATTGGGATTTCAACACCGGAAACGGCGATATCGGCAATCAGGGTATCCATCAGGTGGACATTGCGCGGTGGTTCTTGGGAGAGAATCAACTGCCGCCACGAGTACTTAGTATCGGTGGAAGATTCGGCTACGACGATGCGGGAAATACGCCCAACACTCAAATCGCTTGTTACGACTATCCGCAAGCACCTTTGCTGTTTGAAACTCGTGGTTTGCCACGTTCCCAGCAAGCCCAGGCCGATTGGAAAGCCTCCATGGATTCCTATCGAGGAAGCAGAATAGGGGTATTGATTCAGTGCGAACAGGGGCATGTCCTTGTGCCGAGTTATCACGAGGCAATCGCTTTCGATCTTGATGGCCATGAGGTGAAACGTTGGAAGAAATCCAGCGATCATTTCGCCAACTGGCTCGATGCCGTCGCACGTCAAGACAAGACCGTGCTGAACGCCGAGATACGAGAGGGACATGTAAGCAGCGCACTTTGTCACCTCGCTGGAGTTTCTCATCGAGTCGGCGCTGCGTCCACCTCAGATGCAGTAGCTGAGCAAGTTATTGGCAACGAATTGTTAGCAAATTCCTTTGATCGCATGGTTGGTCATCTCCGCGCAAACGATGTACTGCTTGATGAAGACAATACGAAATTGCGCCTAGGGAAATGGCTAGAACTTGATCCTGCCGGAAACGAAGTGATCAATAATTCTGAGGCGACAGCCCTGCTGCGACCAGAATCGCGTCCACCTTTCGCGATACCCGAAATAACGTGA
- a CDS encoding DUF1501 domain-containing protein, giving the protein MEPIREYLLGTTRRHFFKQGAMGLGSAALCSLLPSVASPSSANASPTIGLPGLPHFAPKAKRAIYLFMAGAPSQMDMLDYKPAMHRWYDRDLPESVRQGQRLTTMTSEQTRFPIAPSKFRFQQYGQHGAWVSELLPFHGRLVDDIAIVKSVYTEAINHDPAITYICTGNQLPGRASLGAWLSYGLGSLNENLPSFVVMTSSWTGPVEAQALYNRLWGSGFLASKHQGVALRSQGDPVLFLSNPPGIDSSTRRRMLDSLGRLNHQTLGDYGDPETAARITQYEMAFRMQSSVPDLVDLSKEPQHILDMYGPDVMKPGTFAASCLMARRMAERDVRFVQIFHRGWDQHKNIAVDLPNQCRDIDQPCWALIQDLKQRGMLDDTLVIWGGEFGRTIYCQGELTHENYGRDHHPRCFTVWLAGGGVKPGIVYGETDDFSYNVADRPVHIHDLNATILHCLGIDHRRLTYRFQGLDMRLTGVEEQRPVHEILT; this is encoded by the coding sequence ATGGAACCAATTCGCGAATACTTGTTGGGAACGACCCGTCGACATTTCTTCAAACAGGGTGCTATGGGTCTAGGTTCTGCCGCACTTTGTTCCCTCCTTCCTTCAGTCGCCTCACCCAGCTCTGCTAACGCATCGCCAACTATCGGATTGCCAGGATTGCCACATTTTGCCCCGAAAGCCAAACGGGCTATTTATTTGTTTATGGCAGGTGCCCCATCGCAAATGGACATGCTTGATTACAAGCCTGCAATGCACCGGTGGTATGACAGAGACTTACCCGAGTCGGTCCGCCAAGGCCAACGGCTGACCACCATGACCAGCGAACAGACCCGATTTCCGATCGCTCCCTCGAAGTTTAGGTTTCAGCAATACGGGCAGCACGGTGCATGGGTGAGTGAACTATTGCCATTCCATGGCCGATTGGTCGATGACATAGCTATCGTCAAATCTGTCTATACCGAAGCGATCAATCACGATCCAGCTATCACTTACATCTGTACGGGGAACCAATTGCCTGGTCGTGCCAGTCTTGGAGCATGGTTAAGCTACGGCCTCGGTTCGCTCAATGAAAACCTGCCCTCCTTTGTCGTGATGACTTCCTCATGGACTGGACCAGTTGAGGCACAAGCTCTTTACAATCGTCTGTGGGGTTCTGGCTTTTTGGCTAGCAAACATCAAGGTGTCGCTCTGCGTAGCCAAGGCGATCCTGTCCTGTTCCTCTCTAACCCGCCTGGCATAGATTCTTCTACTCGAAGGCGAATGCTCGACTCGTTAGGTCGATTAAACCATCAAACGCTTGGTGACTATGGAGACCCGGAGACCGCCGCCAGAATTACTCAGTATGAAATGGCATTCAGGATGCAGAGTTCGGTACCCGACTTGGTGGACCTGAGCAAGGAACCGCAGCATATCCTGGACATGTACGGTCCTGACGTCATGAAGCCAGGTACGTTTGCCGCAAGTTGTCTTATGGCCCGGCGAATGGCGGAACGTGACGTGCGTTTCGTACAAATTTTCCATCGTGGTTGGGATCAGCATAAAAACATTGCAGTCGATTTACCGAACCAATGCCGAGACATTGACCAGCCATGTTGGGCACTGATCCAAGATCTCAAGCAGCGCGGCATGCTCGATGATACACTTGTAATTTGGGGCGGGGAATTTGGCCGAACAATCTACTGTCAGGGAGAATTAACACATGAAAACTATGGACGCGATCACCATCCGCGGTGCTTTACCGTATGGTTGGCCGGAGGGGGCGTCAAACCTGGTATTGTATACGGCGAAACTGACGACTTCAGCTACAATGTTGCTGACCGTCCGGTACACATTCACGATCTGAATGCGACGATTCTCCATTGCCTGGGGATCGATCATCGTCGGCTAACTTATCGATTCCAGGGGCTCGACATGCGACTTACCGGCGTAGAAGAACAGCGCCCTGTGCATGAGATTCTGACCTGA
- a CDS encoding sugar phosphate isomerase/epimerase family protein, with product MKLSLFSVSYAGYWGQDRLNVTDFIAKAAKLGFESVMLAGKRPHLSPLDANEEYVAAISSALSANNISCEVIAGYTDLSPLAASEVPYLEMQIDYITNLARMANRLGAGYVRIFTAYESSFQGPQQVWQSVVSSIREMCDRAAEYDVTLAVQNHHDVGVHSDVLLEVLHDIDRPNCKLGYDAWSPALRGEDLYDCAKKMAHHTVITTNADYVRLPRYHYRPELINYERAHPDLVRAVQFGTGFIDYSAFFRGLQEGGFSGIANYEMCSPIRGGGKIENLDSYAAHYINWMRENHRSPN from the coding sequence ATGAAACTAAGCCTATTCTCTGTAAGCTATGCGGGCTACTGGGGACAAGACCGACTCAATGTGACTGATTTTATCGCTAAAGCCGCCAAGCTTGGGTTTGAATCTGTCATGCTCGCTGGAAAACGTCCTCATCTTTCTCCCTTGGATGCGAACGAAGAGTATGTCGCCGCGATTAGTTCTGCATTGTCGGCGAACAATATCTCTTGCGAAGTGATCGCCGGCTACACGGACCTCTCTCCCTTGGCAGCTTCTGAAGTACCCTACCTGGAAATGCAAATTGACTACATTACTAATTTGGCAAGAATGGCTAATCGATTGGGAGCAGGTTACGTACGAATCTTCACTGCTTATGAATCCTCATTTCAAGGTCCACAACAGGTTTGGCAATCTGTAGTTTCCTCAATACGTGAAATGTGCGATAGGGCAGCAGAGTATGATGTTACACTGGCAGTTCAGAATCATCACGATGTGGGAGTACATAGCGACGTTCTGCTTGAGGTGCTCCACGATATCGATCGTCCCAACTGTAAATTGGGATACGATGCCTGGTCACCTGCTTTGCGCGGAGAGGATCTCTATGACTGCGCAAAAAAGATGGCTCACCATACAGTGATAACAACAAATGCAGATTACGTTCGGTTACCTCGGTATCACTACCGTCCCGAACTTATAAATTACGAGCGTGCCCATCCCGATCTTGTGCGGGCAGTACAGTTTGGAACAGGTTTTATCGACTACTCCGCCTTCTTCCGTGGTCTGCAGGAAGGGGGATTCTCCGGCATCGCCAACTACGAAATGTGCTCTCCTATTCGGGGTGGAGGCAAAATAGAAAACCTGGATTCCTACGCTGCACACTACATTAATTGGATGCGAGAAAACCATCGGAGTCCAAATTAG
- a CDS encoding helix-turn-helix domain-containing protein, translating to MAAAGCQKQPVRWLTVEDIRKQQRMRRQVVVNAMLSGELPYEQRGRIRYARVSDVEAWEKSRLHSRVQTPGTFLVHPDLAEFT from the coding sequence ATGGCCGCCGCCGGGTGCCAAAAGCAACCGGTTCGCTGGCTTACGGTAGAGGACATTCGGAAACAACAACGCATGCGTCGTCAGGTCGTAGTCAATGCCATGCTCTCGGGAGAACTCCCCTATGAGCAGCGTGGTCGTATCCGCTACGCCCGAGTATCCGACGTTGAGGCGTGGGAGAAATCGCGACTACATAGTCGCGTTCAAACTCCTGGAACCTTCTTGGTTCATCCGGACCTCGCCGAGTTCACCTAA
- a CDS encoding DUF1553 domain-containing protein: MNFIRGVWIACCLMLGGFFHTGSVKSAEESTSPSTKLTAGVNETDVLVDYLQDIRPILSDACYACHGPDEASRESELRLDLLDQAISADGPDEKVVVAGNPEQSELLRRISCEDPGEVMPPPETGKSLTNEQVSLIRRWIEQGAKWEQHWAFVTPKRPELPSVSSSTWPRNAIDFFVQAVLDQKGLKPSPAAPREVIIRRVTLDLSGLPPTLAEVEAFLADETPQAYERVVDRLLQSPQFGVHMARFWLDAARYGDTHGLHLDNYREMWPFRDWVVNAFNSNLPYDQFVIEQLAGDLLPDPKLDQLVATGFCRAHVTTNEGGSIEEEVHVRNVVDRTSNTATVFLGLTMGCAVCHDHKFDPVTQQEFYEFSAFFNSLDGPALDGNIKDPAPVISVPSEDQASTLASLRDQITQLTEERDARGKSSDLGFLRWIERLGEHDSLIAKSELHIDDQLVVHCTFDDESGDQIMNQADPARQGKLIGANRVAGRTGSGIQFPEGAVADLGNVASFDDDDSFSYGAWVKTANGRNSVVMAKTDPAQLHKGYELSIQEGQVKAIISRRRPGYIVKVVVKEPLITPNEWHHVFVTYDGSKLASGVVIYVDGKPQQVDVWSDALKFKGGIRNSEPLLLGRRDADSHFLDGTIDDVRVYGKRLSESEVRAVFLESELSFLADPPESLNEAQRHILQHFYLMHHDDEFISCSKKLEQLQDQLRKVTQSVPTTLIYRESKNPREAFVLIRGEYDKPREQVQRSTPSALPPMSAEFPRNRLGLARWLVSPENPLTSRVVVNRFWQQLFGIGLVETSEDFGNQGTVPSHPELLDWLAVEFRESGWDIKRLMKQLVLSATYRQSSYVSPTLALKDPKNRFLARGPRFRLDAETLRDQALFLGGDLVMDLGGPSVKPPQPIGLWKAVGFSSSNTVEFVPDQEPDKINRRSLYVFLKRTSPPPEMSTFDAPSRESTCVRRERTNTPLQALLLMNDPQYVSAAQALATRALSAHRLTPAERAAFIYRLCTARVPSEATVAELVELFDEQLEEYEQNDEAAQKLLAVRFGKSNRKEFDTPQLAAWTVVANLVLNLDEVVNKN; the protein is encoded by the coding sequence ATGAATTTCATAAGAGGAGTTTGGATCGCTTGTTGCCTGATGCTTGGGGGGTTCTTTCACACAGGTTCAGTGAAGTCGGCGGAAGAGTCTACATCACCTTCTACGAAGTTAACAGCTGGTGTAAACGAGACAGACGTTCTAGTCGATTATCTTCAAGACATCCGCCCGATCCTCTCTGACGCTTGCTACGCATGCCATGGCCCTGATGAAGCCAGCCGAGAATCGGAGTTACGGCTTGATCTCCTGGATCAGGCAATCTCAGCAGATGGCCCTGACGAAAAAGTGGTCGTTGCAGGAAATCCCGAGCAAAGCGAATTGCTGCGTAGGATTTCGTGTGAAGATCCTGGCGAAGTTATGCCACCGCCAGAAACAGGGAAGTCACTCACTAATGAACAAGTTTCGCTAATTCGTCGCTGGATTGAGCAAGGTGCTAAATGGGAGCAACACTGGGCCTTTGTAACTCCAAAGCGTCCAGAGTTACCCAGCGTGAGTAGCTCCACTTGGCCTCGCAATGCGATCGATTTTTTTGTGCAGGCAGTTCTCGACCAAAAAGGCTTGAAGCCTTCCCCTGCGGCTCCAAGAGAAGTGATTATTCGACGGGTCACTCTCGATTTATCGGGATTGCCCCCTACGCTTGCTGAAGTCGAAGCATTCTTAGCAGACGAAACTCCCCAGGCCTATGAGCGAGTTGTCGATCGGCTGCTCCAGTCGCCGCAATTCGGAGTTCACATGGCGCGCTTTTGGCTCGATGCGGCCCGTTATGGCGATACGCACGGGTTGCATTTGGATAATTATCGCGAGATGTGGCCGTTTCGCGATTGGGTAGTTAATGCATTCAATTCAAACCTTCCGTACGACCAGTTTGTTATCGAGCAATTGGCGGGTGATTTGCTGCCGGATCCGAAACTAGATCAACTCGTTGCCACGGGCTTCTGTCGTGCCCATGTTACTACCAACGAAGGTGGTTCGATTGAAGAAGAGGTGCATGTCCGGAATGTTGTCGATCGAACTAGTAACACGGCCACAGTTTTTCTTGGATTGACTATGGGCTGTGCAGTTTGTCATGACCATAAGTTCGATCCTGTCACGCAGCAAGAATTCTACGAGTTCTCTGCTTTCTTCAATAGTCTTGATGGACCTGCTTTAGACGGAAACATCAAAGACCCTGCACCAGTGATTAGTGTACCTAGCGAGGACCAGGCTTCCACTCTCGCTTCCCTACGTGACCAGATTACACAATTGACTGAGGAACGGGACGCACGAGGAAAGTCGAGCGATCTTGGTTTTCTCCGTTGGATTGAGCGGCTAGGGGAGCATGATTCATTAATCGCCAAATCAGAGCTTCACATTGACGACCAGTTGGTCGTCCATTGTACTTTTGACGATGAATCCGGCGATCAGATCATGAACCAAGCCGATCCAGCCCGACAAGGCAAGTTGATCGGTGCCAATCGAGTCGCGGGACGCACGGGCAGCGGAATACAATTCCCTGAAGGTGCAGTCGCAGATTTAGGAAATGTGGCCAGCTTTGACGATGATGACTCGTTTAGCTACGGAGCGTGGGTTAAAACCGCTAACGGACGAAACAGCGTCGTCATGGCTAAGACTGATCCAGCACAACTTCATAAAGGCTACGAGCTCTCGATACAAGAGGGCCAGGTCAAGGCGATCATCAGTCGCCGCCGACCGGGCTATATTGTGAAAGTTGTTGTGAAGGAACCTTTGATTACACCTAATGAGTGGCATCATGTGTTTGTGACATATGACGGCTCGAAGTTGGCAAGCGGCGTAGTGATTTATGTTGACGGGAAACCCCAGCAAGTCGACGTTTGGTCCGATGCTTTGAAGTTTAAGGGAGGAATCCGTAACTCGGAACCCTTGTTGCTGGGTCGCCGCGATGCAGATTCTCACTTTCTCGATGGGACGATTGACGATGTGCGCGTGTACGGCAAGCGACTATCAGAATCAGAAGTCCGTGCAGTTTTCTTGGAGAGTGAACTCTCTTTTCTTGCCGATCCTCCCGAGAGCTTGAACGAAGCTCAACGTCATATCCTTCAGCATTTCTATTTAATGCACCACGACGACGAGTTCATTTCCTGCTCGAAAAAACTCGAACAGTTGCAAGATCAATTACGCAAAGTAACACAGTCGGTGCCTACTACTCTCATTTATCGAGAGAGCAAGAATCCCCGTGAAGCTTTTGTTTTGATCCGTGGCGAATACGATAAGCCTAGAGAACAAGTCCAGCGTTCAACACCTTCAGCACTCCCACCCATGTCGGCTGAATTCCCACGAAATCGTTTGGGGCTTGCGCGATGGTTAGTGTCTCCTGAAAATCCACTCACTAGCCGAGTTGTAGTGAATCGATTCTGGCAGCAACTATTTGGCATTGGACTGGTAGAGACGAGTGAAGATTTTGGAAATCAGGGAACAGTTCCTTCTCACCCAGAGTTGCTGGATTGGCTAGCAGTAGAATTCCGTGAAAGTGGCTGGGACATCAAAAGGTTAATGAAGCAGCTTGTGCTCTCAGCAACTTATCGCCAGAGTTCCTATGTTTCACCTACACTTGCGCTGAAGGATCCCAAGAATCGATTTCTGGCCCGTGGGCCTCGTTTTCGTCTTGACGCCGAGACATTGAGAGATCAAGCCTTGTTCTTGGGTGGTGACTTGGTGATGGACTTGGGAGGTCCAAGTGTTAAACCCCCTCAGCCAATTGGACTTTGGAAAGCAGTGGGGTTCTCAAGCTCTAATACCGTTGAATTTGTGCCTGACCAGGAACCGGACAAGATCAATCGCCGCTCTTTGTATGTTTTCTTAAAACGAACTTCTCCTCCTCCCGAGATGAGCACGTTCGATGCCCCCTCGCGTGAGTCGACTTGTGTTCGGCGCGAGCGTACCAACACTCCCCTGCAGGCATTGTTGCTAATGAATGATCCTCAGTACGTTTCTGCAGCACAAGCATTGGCTACCCGTGCCCTATCCGCACATAGGCTTACTCCTGCTGAGCGAGCAGCTTTTATTTACCGTCTTTGTACGGCGCGCGTACCTTCCGAAGCGACCGTGGCCGAACTCGTAGAATTATTCGATGAGCAATTGGAAGAATACGAGCAAAATGATGAGGCTGCTCAGAAGCTGCTGGCTGTACGTTTTGGGAAGTCCAATCGCAAAGAGTTTGATACGCCGCAGCTTGCTGCTTGGACAGTAGTTGCCAATCTTGTGCTGAATCTGGACGAGGTAGTGAACAAGAATTGA
- a CDS encoding tyrosine-type recombinase/integrase — translation MPSNQRKPRVPTLKYTKSRNIGWHVSFRDPVTGTPRKHRFGMVSLQEAEKAYHEWVAAHLCGQTPGVKPKRRKKLDLHSITAKPSAEGVTAEILEGSLLHITSGLLRYEESRVRGSGEGRRQGSITRAVYDQRKVYAQEILEFLNIRHGQGAVGRMMLDHLGLDDVEAYNRAIFEAGYSSSQVTKRLQFMKAIIDRAGRPEHGGQVLGWNWSSRDVLHGKPAKKRKLPTLKQLQLVLEECGPRETAMVWTAIGCGFGQRDLAAIRVGQFDKKGYDLRRGKTGVERYGETPPLVWKVMQDYIKQTKRAKGELLFRTVKGMAIVHEHADSVTQWWSKLLKRQGKACKGMGGFYTLRHLGATEFGARPGCSISEVKRWLGHSASSDMADVYMKPISPENREVIEWIGNALRTGNADFPVKGKT, via the coding sequence ATGCCCAGCAACCAACGCAAGCCACGCGTACCGACCCTCAAGTACACCAAGAGTCGCAACATTGGTTGGCACGTCTCCTTTCGTGACCCAGTGACGGGGACGCCGCGAAAACACCGCTTCGGAATGGTCAGTCTTCAAGAAGCGGAAAAGGCGTACCACGAGTGGGTCGCGGCCCATCTTTGCGGTCAAACGCCGGGCGTCAAGCCAAAACGGCGAAAGAAGCTGGACCTTCATTCGATAACGGCCAAACCAAGTGCCGAAGGGGTTACGGCTGAGATTCTAGAAGGCAGCCTATTGCACATTACGTCAGGACTTCTCCGCTATGAAGAGTCGCGTGTTCGGGGCAGTGGAGAAGGCCGTCGTCAGGGAAGTATTACCAGAGCCGTGTACGACCAGCGAAAGGTTTATGCACAAGAAATACTTGAATTCCTCAACATTCGACATGGGCAAGGAGCCGTTGGTCGGATGATGCTGGACCATCTCGGATTGGATGACGTGGAGGCGTACAATCGAGCGATATTTGAGGCCGGTTATTCATCGTCACAGGTCACGAAGCGATTGCAATTTATGAAGGCGATTATCGACCGTGCGGGGCGGCCTGAGCACGGTGGGCAGGTGCTAGGTTGGAATTGGAGTTCGCGAGACGTTCTTCACGGCAAACCAGCCAAGAAGCGAAAGCTTCCGACTCTCAAACAACTACAGCTCGTTTTAGAAGAATGTGGTCCACGCGAGACAGCGATGGTTTGGACCGCGATTGGCTGCGGATTTGGGCAACGCGACCTGGCCGCCATTCGAGTTGGCCAGTTCGATAAGAAGGGCTACGACCTAAGACGAGGTAAGACGGGTGTTGAGCGATATGGCGAGACACCGCCCTTAGTTTGGAAGGTAATGCAAGATTACATAAAGCAGACGAAGCGAGCTAAAGGCGAATTGCTGTTTCGCACGGTGAAAGGAATGGCAATTGTGCATGAGCACGCAGACTCGGTCACGCAATGGTGGTCGAAGCTTCTCAAACGACAAGGAAAGGCGTGCAAAGGAATGGGCGGCTTCTATACGCTTCGACATCTTGGGGCAACCGAATTTGGGGCACGGCCAGGATGCTCCATTAGCGAAGTGAAACGCTGGCTAGGGCATTCTGCAAGTTCAGACATGGCTGATGTCTACATGAAACCTATATCGCCCGAGAATCGCGAAGTTATAGAATGGATTGGTAATGCCCTCCGTACTGGCAATGCAGACTTTCCGGTCAAAGGCAAAACTTAA